In Spodoptera frugiperda isolate SF20-4 chromosome 1, AGI-APGP_CSIRO_Sfru_2.0, whole genome shotgun sequence, the following are encoded in one genomic region:
- the LOC118273279 gene encoding uncharacterized protein LOC118273279 isoform X42 gives MDPGVGECELAERDPGLCVCKEGPTLDILKDIQRLYEEKLEQLDRACGITKMQQQVDLLRSWVSDLVGQNTLLARAVEELETEATTKLMMERQKNSERGSKNIICSKVSELKLLNESLHKENMAKEREIRQLNKDAQAYEQTIMNLRKEMSSCKYHRPEVPKKDAEVMAGMCCTGTECPGAEPRTSTPNVSCAPLCGVASSTPNISFIERSCSVSALVSDSSIADLECHFQKHNASFSKDQSNNTVFCTPRGSLKTTRCNDSKNSSCQASPRECSFESPRDCPWQESTPGCPLQGSPRRCPNQEPSCPGQRPPPCQKEPSCPAQRPPPCQKEPSCPAQRPPPCQKEPSCPGQRPPPCQKSADSSRCCGEGGYQRGLLNFAQRECPAKRKNKQDCKCNKDKVDCKCHKEEIFCKKCHKEKVHCKCPKEEIFCKKCHKEKVHCKCPKEEIFCKKCHKEKVHCKCPKEEIFCKKCHKEKVDCECPKEEFNCECVEEIYFNDEAKSCCSSPKSCYTDRSEERRCNQTPSEFFCQLRKGLNCNSCTKMRNLKDSGATCSLIDSSNATCDASFYHSKLLATLQILQNKEETIGVQADSLAVAEERIATLTDRANELKKELDRKTKENQTLRKIADCCKVVKHDVCVVTDRPMEDQRAIVTTLENNLSVIEELYRECFYETAKQENLIEMLRSSYLDVRLMEKQKADQIGHLQTVIDKQKWSIDRYQDIASEVDGLKTEISNFLNSTTSTSTNHDSGMWERSEDSLTSVPAVQDDLQDLTEQLLRLQDLLAVGDEGLTYPHYSDQLECSCGLKEENIKLKKEAEGLRIKMGDLQQKLCSLEGVLALKTEADLKYQAEMEMKHQELSKIREELARSQEDTCEAMSMQLRRTKALLDEKTELINQLKQENECQAEKIQSLQEELDKADSIIKENCKMRSEVSYLSAQVELWRAQLEDSQRHVCALDQELARTRAHTQQIDACYREKASAVAELQAHLEQAYARGAALCGESRRAVGAVRTWMRRMRDKHREQEALLKERDALLEILQRRLEEQQSESHVCPTCEKLAPCSKCQSSRDDRSFTSKPRSPPCCSASPSEMPSCSSTPPACRVSRNKEAAAKRCKAWMCDTSVQLPERRESGSDAPPRAACCGLRGARHVRLSRATLQLQPGPASPRRSPRQLQAASPSASCAPVKMPCVGPSSSCAPVELPCAGPSSSCAPLQLKCAGSSPSRASPSPGRRASQLQSPDCECQSPGVARRCPGRAVSPTEELLQRVEQLSDALADGSRRWGRGRGAAAV, from the exons atgGATCCCGGTGTGGGGGAGTGTGAGTTAGCCGAGAGGGACCCGGGGTTGTGCGTGTGCAAGGAGGGACCGACACTCGACATCCTCAAGGACATTCAGCGTCTGTATGAGGAGAAGTTGGAACAGTTAGACAGGGCCTGTGGCATTACTAAAATGCAG caacaAGTGGATCTACTTCGGTCCTGGGTGAGTGACCTGGTGGGCCAGAACACACTGCTGGCGCGGGCTGTGGAGGAGCTGGAGACGGAGGCCACCACCAAACTTATGATGGAACGCCAGAAGAACAGCGAG AGAGGTTCGAAGAACATAATATGCAGCAAAGTATCGGAACTGAAGCTGTTAAACGAGTCGCTGCACAAGGAGAACATGGCCAAGGAAAG AGAGATAAGACAGCTGAATAAAGATGCTCAAGCATACGAGCAGACCATCATGAACCTTAGGAAGGAGATGTCAAGCTGCAAGTATCACAGGCC AGAGGTGCCGAAGAAGGATGCCGAGGTGATGGCCGGCATGTGCTGCACGGGGACTGAG tGCCCTGGAGCTGAGCCGAGGACTTCGACTCCTAACGTGAGCTGCGCGCCGCTGTGCGGGGTCGCCTCGTCCACGCCAAACATATCCTTCATAGAAAGA TCCTGTTCAGTCTCGGCTCTGGTGTCTGATTCCTCGATAGCAGACCTAGAGTGCCATTTCCAGAAACACAACGCTTCGTTCTCGAAAGACCAGTCAAACAATACTGTCTTCTGCACTCCAAGGGGATCTCTAAAGACTACGCGTTGTAATGATTCCAAGAATTCTTCCTGTCAGGCTTCTCCTAGAGAGTGCTCGTTCGAGTCTCCCCGAGATTGTCCCTGGCAAGAATCAACCCCAGGTTGTCCCCTGCAAGGGTCTCCTCGACGTTGTCCCAACCAAGAGCCCAGCTGTCCGGGCCAGCGTCCTCCACCGTGTCAAAAAGAGCCCAGTTGTCCGGCCCAGCGTCCACCACCGTGTCAAAAAGAGCCCAGCTGTCCGGCCCAGCGTCCACCACCGTGTCAAAAAGAGCCCAGCTGTCCGGGCCAGCGTCCACCACCGTGTCAAAAGTCTGCAGATTCAAGTCGATGCTGTGGAGAAGGTGGCTACCAACGAGGACTATTGAATTTTGCCCAGCGCGAATGTCCCGCCAAgcgaaaaaataaacaagattgtaaatgtaataaagacAAGGTTGATTGTAAATGCCATAAAGAAGAGATCTTCTGTAAAAAATGTCATAAAGAGAAG GTCCACTGTAAATGTCCTAAAGAAGAGATCTTCTGTAAAAAATGTCATAAAGAGAAG GTCCACTGTAAATGTCCTAAAGAAGAGATCTTCTGTAAAAAATGTCATAAAGAGAAGGTCCACTGTAAATGTCCTAAAGAAGAGATCTTCTGTAAAAAATGTCATAAAGAGAAG GTCGACTGTGAATGTCCTAAAGAGGAGTTTAATTGCGAATGCGTTGAAGAGATATACTTTAACGATGAAGCCAAGAGTTGTTGTTCGAGTCCTAA GAGCTGCTACACCGACCGCTCGGAGGAACGGAGG tgCAACCAAACGCCGTCGGAGTTTTTCTG ccAACTACGGAAAGGCCTGAACTGTAATTCTTGCACCAAGATGAGAAACCTAAAG GACAGTGGCGCCACCTGCAGTCTAATTGACAGTTCAAACGCAACTTGCGACGCGTCCTTCTATCACAGTAAACTACTAGCTACTCTACAGATA TTGCAGAATAAAGAGGAAACTATAGGAGTGCAGGCGGACAGTTTAGCAGTGGCCGAGGAACGCATCGCTACGCTCACAGACCGCGCTAATGAACTGAAGAAGGAGCTTGACAGGAAGACCAAGGAG AATCAGACTCTGCGCAAGATTGCAGACTGCTGCAAGGTTGTGAAGCATGACGTGTGTGTCGTCACAGACAGGCCG ATGGAAGATCAGAGAGCAATAGTGACCACTTTGGAGAACAACTTGAGTGTCATAGAGGAACTTTACAGGGAATGCTTTTACGAG ACTGCGAAACAGGAGAACTTAATAGAAATGCTTCGTAGTTCGTACTTGGATGTGCGCCTCATGGAGAAACAGAAAGCAGATCAAATCGGGCATCTACAGACTGTGATAGATAAGCAGAAATGGTCGATAGATAGATACCAA GACATTGCATCAGAAGTGGATGGTTTGAAGACGGAGATATCGAACTTTTTGAACAGTACCACGTCGACCTCGACGAACCACGACTCG GGTATGTGGGAGCGTAGTGAGGACTCGTTGACGTCAGTACCAGCCGTGCAGGACGACCTGCAGGACCTCACGGAACAACTCCTGCGTCTGCAGGACTTGCTCGCTGTAGGTGACGAAGGATTAACTTACCCACATTACAGTGACCAG cttGAATGCTCTTGTGGTTTGAAGGAGGaaaatataaagctaaagaaaGAAGCTGAGGGACTGCGT ATAAAAATGGGCGATCTGCAACAAAAGCTATGTAGCTTGGAAGGCGTGCTCGCACTCAAGACCGAAGCAGACCTGAAGTACCAAGCAGAGATGGAGATGAAACATCAAGAA TTATCAAAAATACGGGAGGAATTGGCTCGTTCGCAAGAAGACACGTGCGAAGCTATGTCTATGCAGCTGAGACGCACTAAAG CGTTATTGGATGAGAAGACAGAATTGATAAACCAACTCAAACAAGAGAATGAGTGTCAAGCGGAGAAGATACAGAGCCTTCAGGAAGAACTGGATAAAGCGGACAGTATTATAAAAGAG AACTGCAAGATGCGCAGCGAGGTGTCGTACCTGAGCGCGCAGGTGGAGCTGTGGCGCGCGCAGCTCGAGGACTCGCAGCGACACGTGTGCGCGCTCGACCAGGAACTCGCCCGGACGCGCGCGCACACGCAGCAGATCGACGCCTGCTACAG AGAGAAGGCGAGTGCGGTGGCGGAGCTGCAGGCGCACCTGGAGCAGGCGTACGCGCGCGGCGCCGCGCTCTGCGGGGAGTCGCGCCGCGCCGTCGGGGCCGTGCGCACGTGGATGCGCAGGATGAGGGACAAACACAG AGAACAAGAAGCGTTACTCAAGGAGAGGGACGCTCTGCTGGAGATACTTCAGCGTCGCCTGGAGGAGCAACAGAGCGAGTCCCACGTGTGCCCCACCTGCGAGAAGCTGGCGCCGTGCTCCAAGTGCCAGTCCAGCAGAGACGACCGCAGCTTCACATCCAAGCCCAGGAGCCCGCCCTGCTGCAGCGCCAGTCCCAGCGAGATGCCGAGCTGTTCCTCCACTCCTCCGGCATGTCGAGTGTCGAGGAACAAAGAGGCCGCTGCTAAG CGCTGCAAGGCGTGGATGTGTGACACGTCCGTCCAACTGCCGGAGCGGCGCGAGTCGGGCAGCGACGCCCCCCCGCGGGCCGCGTGCTGCGGGCTGCGGGGCGCGCGCCACGTGCGGCTGAGCCGCGCTACGCTGCAGCTGCAGCCGGGCCCCGCCAGCCCGCGCCGCTCCCCGCGCCAGCTGCAGGCCGCCAGCCCCAGCGCGAGCTGTGCACCCGTGAAGATGCCATGCGTGGGGCCAAGTTCAAGCTGTGCGCCCGTAGAGTTGCCCTGCGCGGGCCCCAGTTCCAGTTGTGCGCCCCTGCAGCTGAAATGTGCGGGCTCTAGCCCCAGCCGCGCGTCCCCGAGCCCCGGGCGCCGGGCCTCACAGCTGCAGAGCCCCGACTGCGAGTGCCAGTCCCCGGGCGTGGCGCGGCGCTGCCCGGGGCGCGCGGTGTCGCCGACGGAGGAGCTGCTGCAGCGCGTGGAGCAGCTGTCGGACGCGCTGGCCGACGGCAGCCGCCGCtgggggcgggggcggggggcCGCCGCCGTCTGA
- the LOC118273279 gene encoding uncharacterized protein LOC118273279 isoform X34 — protein sequence MDPGVGECELAERDPGLCVCKEGPTLDILKDIQRLYEEKLEQLDRACGITKMQQQVDLLRSWVSDLVGQNTLLARAVEELETEATTKLMMERQKNSERGSKNIICSKVSELKLLNESLHKENMAKEREIRQLNKDAQAYEQTIMNLRKEMSSCKYHRPEVPKKDAEVMAGMCCTGTECPGAEPRTSTPNVSCAPLCGVASSTPNISFIERSCSVSALVSDSSIADLECHFQKHNASFSKDQSNNTVFCTPRGSLKTTRCNDSKNSSCQASPRECSFESPRDCPWQESTPGCPLQGSPRRCPNQEPSCPGQRPPPCQKEPSCPAQRPPPCQKEPSCPAQRPPPCQKEPSCPGQRPPPCQKSADSSRCCGEGGYQRGLLNFAQRECPAKRKNKQDCKCNKDKVDCKCHKEEIFCKKCHKEKVHCKCPKEEIFCKKCHKEKVHCKCPKEEIFCKKCHKEKVHCKCPKEEIFCKKCHKEKVHCKCPKEEIFCKKCHKEKVDCECPKEEFNCECVEEIYFNDEAKSCCSSPKSCYTDRSEERRCNQTPSEFFCQLRKGLNCNSCTKMRNLKDSGATCSLIDSSNATCDASFYHSKLLATLQILQNKEETIGVQADSLAVAEERIATLTDRANELKKELDRKTKENQTLRKIADCCKVVKHDVCVVTDRPMEDQRAIVTTLENNLSVIEELYRECFYETAKQENLIEMLRSSYLDVRLMEKQKADQIGHLQTVIDKQKWSIDRYQDIASEVDGLKTEISNFLNSTTSTSTNHDSGMWERSEDSLTSVPAVQDDLQDLTEQLLRLQDLLAVGDEGLTYPHYSDQLECSCGLKEENIKLKKEAEGLRIKMGDLQQKLCSLEGVLALKTEADLKYQAEMEMKHQELSKIREELARSQEDTCEAMSMQLRRTKALLDEKTELINQLKQENECQAEKIQSLQEELDKADSIIKENCKMRSEVSYLSAQVELWRAQLEDSQRHVCALDQELARTRAHTQQIDACYREKASAVAELQAHLEQAYARGAALCGESRRAVGAVRTWMRRMRDKHREQEALLKERDALLEILQRRLEEQQSESHVCPTCEKLAPCSKCQSSRDDRSFTSKPRSPPCCSASPSEMPSCSSTPPACRVSRNKEAAAKRCKAWMCDTSVQLPERRESGSDAPPRAACCGLRGARHVRLSRATLQLQPGPASPRRSPRQLQAASPSASCAPVKMPCVGPSSSCAPVELPCAGPSSSCAPLQLKCAGSSPSRASPSPGRRASQLQSPDCECQSPGVARRCPGRAVSPTEELLQRVEQLSDALADGSRRWGRGRGAAAV from the exons atgGATCCCGGTGTGGGGGAGTGTGAGTTAGCCGAGAGGGACCCGGGGTTGTGCGTGTGCAAGGAGGGACCGACACTCGACATCCTCAAGGACATTCAGCGTCTGTATGAGGAGAAGTTGGAACAGTTAGACAGGGCCTGTGGCATTACTAAAATGCAG caacaAGTGGATCTACTTCGGTCCTGGGTGAGTGACCTGGTGGGCCAGAACACACTGCTGGCGCGGGCTGTGGAGGAGCTGGAGACGGAGGCCACCACCAAACTTATGATGGAACGCCAGAAGAACAGCGAG AGAGGTTCGAAGAACATAATATGCAGCAAAGTATCGGAACTGAAGCTGTTAAACGAGTCGCTGCACAAGGAGAACATGGCCAAGGAAAG AGAGATAAGACAGCTGAATAAAGATGCTCAAGCATACGAGCAGACCATCATGAACCTTAGGAAGGAGATGTCAAGCTGCAAGTATCACAGGCC AGAGGTGCCGAAGAAGGATGCCGAGGTGATGGCCGGCATGTGCTGCACGGGGACTGAG tGCCCTGGAGCTGAGCCGAGGACTTCGACTCCTAACGTGAGCTGCGCGCCGCTGTGCGGGGTCGCCTCGTCCACGCCAAACATATCCTTCATAGAAAGA TCCTGTTCAGTCTCGGCTCTGGTGTCTGATTCCTCGATAGCAGACCTAGAGTGCCATTTCCAGAAACACAACGCTTCGTTCTCGAAAGACCAGTCAAACAATACTGTCTTCTGCACTCCAAGGGGATCTCTAAAGACTACGCGTTGTAATGATTCCAAGAATTCTTCCTGTCAGGCTTCTCCTAGAGAGTGCTCGTTCGAGTCTCCCCGAGATTGTCCCTGGCAAGAATCAACCCCAGGTTGTCCCCTGCAAGGGTCTCCTCGACGTTGTCCCAACCAAGAGCCCAGCTGTCCGGGCCAGCGTCCTCCACCGTGTCAAAAAGAGCCCAGTTGTCCGGCCCAGCGTCCACCACCGTGTCAAAAAGAGCCCAGCTGTCCGGCCCAGCGTCCACCACCGTGTCAAAAAGAGCCCAGCTGTCCGGGCCAGCGTCCACCACCGTGTCAAAAGTCTGCAGATTCAAGTCGATGCTGTGGAGAAGGTGGCTACCAACGAGGACTATTGAATTTTGCCCAGCGCGAATGTCCCGCCAAgcgaaaaaataaacaagattgtaaatgtaataaagacAAGGTTGATTGTAAATGCCATAAAGAAGAGATCTTCTGTAAAAAATGTCATAAAGAGAAG GTCCACTGTAAATGTCCTAAAGAAGAGATCTTCTGTAAAAAATGTCATAAAGAGAAGGTCCACTGTAAATGTCCAAAAGAGGAGATCTTCTGTAAAAAATGTCATAAAGAGAAG GTCCACTGTAAATGTCCTAAAGAAGAGATCTTCTGTAAAAAATGTCATAAAGAGAAGGTCCACTGTAAATGTCCTAAAGAAGAGATCTTCTGTAAAAAATGTCATAAAGAGAAG GTCGACTGTGAATGTCCTAAAGAGGAGTTTAATTGCGAATGCGTTGAAGAGATATACTTTAACGATGAAGCCAAGAGTTGTTGTTCGAGTCCTAA GAGCTGCTACACCGACCGCTCGGAGGAACGGAGG tgCAACCAAACGCCGTCGGAGTTTTTCTG ccAACTACGGAAAGGCCTGAACTGTAATTCTTGCACCAAGATGAGAAACCTAAAG GACAGTGGCGCCACCTGCAGTCTAATTGACAGTTCAAACGCAACTTGCGACGCGTCCTTCTATCACAGTAAACTACTAGCTACTCTACAGATA TTGCAGAATAAAGAGGAAACTATAGGAGTGCAGGCGGACAGTTTAGCAGTGGCCGAGGAACGCATCGCTACGCTCACAGACCGCGCTAATGAACTGAAGAAGGAGCTTGACAGGAAGACCAAGGAG AATCAGACTCTGCGCAAGATTGCAGACTGCTGCAAGGTTGTGAAGCATGACGTGTGTGTCGTCACAGACAGGCCG ATGGAAGATCAGAGAGCAATAGTGACCACTTTGGAGAACAACTTGAGTGTCATAGAGGAACTTTACAGGGAATGCTTTTACGAG ACTGCGAAACAGGAGAACTTAATAGAAATGCTTCGTAGTTCGTACTTGGATGTGCGCCTCATGGAGAAACAGAAAGCAGATCAAATCGGGCATCTACAGACTGTGATAGATAAGCAGAAATGGTCGATAGATAGATACCAA GACATTGCATCAGAAGTGGATGGTTTGAAGACGGAGATATCGAACTTTTTGAACAGTACCACGTCGACCTCGACGAACCACGACTCG GGTATGTGGGAGCGTAGTGAGGACTCGTTGACGTCAGTACCAGCCGTGCAGGACGACCTGCAGGACCTCACGGAACAACTCCTGCGTCTGCAGGACTTGCTCGCTGTAGGTGACGAAGGATTAACTTACCCACATTACAGTGACCAG cttGAATGCTCTTGTGGTTTGAAGGAGGaaaatataaagctaaagaaaGAAGCTGAGGGACTGCGT ATAAAAATGGGCGATCTGCAACAAAAGCTATGTAGCTTGGAAGGCGTGCTCGCACTCAAGACCGAAGCAGACCTGAAGTACCAAGCAGAGATGGAGATGAAACATCAAGAA TTATCAAAAATACGGGAGGAATTGGCTCGTTCGCAAGAAGACACGTGCGAAGCTATGTCTATGCAGCTGAGACGCACTAAAG CGTTATTGGATGAGAAGACAGAATTGATAAACCAACTCAAACAAGAGAATGAGTGTCAAGCGGAGAAGATACAGAGCCTTCAGGAAGAACTGGATAAAGCGGACAGTATTATAAAAGAG AACTGCAAGATGCGCAGCGAGGTGTCGTACCTGAGCGCGCAGGTGGAGCTGTGGCGCGCGCAGCTCGAGGACTCGCAGCGACACGTGTGCGCGCTCGACCAGGAACTCGCCCGGACGCGCGCGCACACGCAGCAGATCGACGCCTGCTACAG AGAGAAGGCGAGTGCGGTGGCGGAGCTGCAGGCGCACCTGGAGCAGGCGTACGCGCGCGGCGCCGCGCTCTGCGGGGAGTCGCGCCGCGCCGTCGGGGCCGTGCGCACGTGGATGCGCAGGATGAGGGACAAACACAG AGAACAAGAAGCGTTACTCAAGGAGAGGGACGCTCTGCTGGAGATACTTCAGCGTCGCCTGGAGGAGCAACAGAGCGAGTCCCACGTGTGCCCCACCTGCGAGAAGCTGGCGCCGTGCTCCAAGTGCCAGTCCAGCAGAGACGACCGCAGCTTCACATCCAAGCCCAGGAGCCCGCCCTGCTGCAGCGCCAGTCCCAGCGAGATGCCGAGCTGTTCCTCCACTCCTCCGGCATGTCGAGTGTCGAGGAACAAAGAGGCCGCTGCTAAG CGCTGCAAGGCGTGGATGTGTGACACGTCCGTCCAACTGCCGGAGCGGCGCGAGTCGGGCAGCGACGCCCCCCCGCGGGCCGCGTGCTGCGGGCTGCGGGGCGCGCGCCACGTGCGGCTGAGCCGCGCTACGCTGCAGCTGCAGCCGGGCCCCGCCAGCCCGCGCCGCTCCCCGCGCCAGCTGCAGGCCGCCAGCCCCAGCGCGAGCTGTGCACCCGTGAAGATGCCATGCGTGGGGCCAAGTTCAAGCTGTGCGCCCGTAGAGTTGCCCTGCGCGGGCCCCAGTTCCAGTTGTGCGCCCCTGCAGCTGAAATGTGCGGGCTCTAGCCCCAGCCGCGCGTCCCCGAGCCCCGGGCGCCGGGCCTCACAGCTGCAGAGCCCCGACTGCGAGTGCCAGTCCCCGGGCGTGGCGCGGCGCTGCCCGGGGCGCGCGGTGTCGCCGACGGAGGAGCTGCTGCAGCGCGTGGAGCAGCTGTCGGACGCGCTGGCCGACGGCAGCCGCCGCtgggggcgggggcggggggcCGCCGCCGTCTGA